The Rhipicephalus sanguineus isolate Rsan-2018 chromosome 7, BIME_Rsan_1.4, whole genome shotgun sequence genome includes a window with the following:
- the LOC119398887 gene encoding uncharacterized protein LOC119398887, producing MVSLKAQRKSSKLQKTSGDYHEEMCGDHYEKWFPQKLLPLLPPGSVIVMDNAPHHSVKQEKVPCMSGLKKDIQACLSEKGVLWSSDMVRAELMKPVDNEQASGDRYRVDYIAQAAGHLVVRLPRYHCQLIHIELV from the coding sequence ATGGTTTCGTTGAAGGCGCAGCGGAAGtcttccaagctgcaaaaaaCCTCAGGCGACTACCACGAGGAAATGTGCGGGGACCACTACGAAAAGTGGTTCCCCCAGAAGCTGCTTCCACTACTACCACCTGGCAGTGTTATAGTCATGGATAACGCACCTCATCATTCTGTGAAGCAGGAAAAAGTGCCGTGTATGAGTGGCCTAAAGAAGGACATACAGGCCTGTCTTTCCGAAAAAGGCGTTCTGTGGAGCAGCGACATGGTGAGGGCGGAGCTCATGAAGCCTGTCGACAACGAACAGGCAAGCGGGGACCGATACCGTGTGGACTACATTGCTCAGGCTGCTGGTCACCTCGTTGTGCGCCTACCTCGCTACCACTGCCAGCTTATCCACATAGAGCTTGTTTGA